gagaatgaaatggttggatggcatcactggcttgatggatgagtttgagcaagctccaggagttggtgtaggacagggaagcctggcgtgctactgtccatggggttgcaaagagtcagactgagccactgaactgaactggttcatgaatatttaaaatgtatttaaaagtcaTGGAGCTGCCAAGTTGTATCTGGGGAAAGAAGCATTTAGTTCATCATCTCACACAGGACAGAAACCCCTTACAATAAAGCACAAATTAAACGTGTTTGGAAGACTTGAGGTCTGCAAAGGCAGCTCACTCCAGTTTATACAAACATTTCCACAGAAAGAATCAGAAGCTGTTTCCTTATAGTTTTACTTGGTTCTAGTGTGATCTTTTTAAACAATATGAAGCAAAGTTGTATGCCATCCTTATTATCCTTCCCACACaatgttcaaaataaaaacacttaaatcctttatatatatatatatatatatatatatatatatatatatagcttataGATATTTAGCCATTTTAGTTCTTAAGTCCTCTTGGGTGTGTTTGTATTCGTAAATAGATTGCTCCTActtaaatattttgtgtgtgtttgtaacaATCTGATATGTGATGTTTCCCCTTGTGAAAGCTAATTGTTTCACACACTAAGTGGTAAAAGTAATAGCATATCAAAATTCTATTGGTGTGCTCTGCTTCCTAGCTATGATGTATATTTTCTCTAAAACCACACTCTCTTcatgttaaaaaatatacaatCTCTGTAACCAATCAATTCCACTTCTAAGAATGTAACCAAGGAAATAATTTGgaatgtaaaattaaaacattatgcACAAAACTAGAAGTTTAATATTAAGTGCAAAATATGTAGATATAAACTATTTAATGGTTCAATGATAGAAAATACTGAATAATTCCATTCAGCAAATGGCCATCCATTCCATGAATATTATGTGGGCCAGAAAAATGATTATGGAACATGAAAATTATAATCAtgtgataataataaaagtaacacAATATGCAcaataagtatatatgtatggaGAGAGAGAATACATACAACTATTCATTCCAAAGGCACtgaaaataaaacaccaaaaTTATAATTACCTCTGTAGTGTATactatatcatttttttctttcctgtatttttatacattttcccAACTTTTCATAATTAGCACATATTACTTAGAGaataaaagtaatatttgaaGGATCTCCAATAAATATCTCTCATCATCTCCAATAATGAAAGATCTccaataaaattctatttttaactgtTGAACTCTCTTATATGGAACACAATTTTTTCAGATACTTTTATGAACAAATTGTTATTCTCCTTGTGTCATGACACTAGATTGTTCTTTATTTCATTGCTGGATCTTTGAGATTAACATACCAATTCATACTAGTACCTGTCAAAAGCAGAATCTTGTTATTTCGACAAATGTATCTATCTGGGCTTGCAAAGTATCTCTTAAAACTCATGTGTTCtgcccatttatttttatttctttatggagAAAAGTGGGAGATGAGAGAattattgagagagagagaaattagatggggaaaagtaTGAGGCAAAGTGTGTGGTAAAAAGGACATAGAAAGCTGGTTGCAACAGCTGCTCCGCTTATCTGAAGGTTTTAACTCGACTCTTACTCACATCCCAGGTGACtagctaataaaaataatttaagctgTTACAAAACAAGAGTAATTTATAATGTGAAAACTGTAGTCTGGCACTTGTATCAGCACTAGAAAAGAATTTTCTGCAAGTTCCTTAGGGGACTGGAACTAGCAGGGACGTACAGTTTAATAACAACCTTCTTTCCAGTCAATCGCCCTGTCccagacccccaccccctgctgtcAGCTTTCCCTCAACATGGAAATCTTGAATCCAAGGTATTACATTCTGTCTCACTGTTGGATTCTCCaagttgtttttaaagaaaccttcAAATCATATTACTTTTCTCTTTACATAAaagtatttgtaaaaaaaaaaaaatcaggccttAGTATTAattgttttcaataaaattattgCCACTGCAAATCTAACTTTATACGAAAGACCCCATTTGAGCAGAAATAATTCAATTGTTGAACTAGAATATTCATCCTATATGTCAAAATGATACTTTTCTTGAATCAGGgccttttgaaaaagaaatgtatcaCAAAAAGGATacattctaatattttttatCCCTATTgaattagagcagaaattaaccTGCTAAATGGAAAGCTACCGTCACATAGCATGTTGTATAAAATGAACATACACATGGAGATTAATCAAAACAAGCACAGCATCAGCATCATAGCAGTGTCATGCTTAAAATGAACTTGAATTTTTATTCTGTCTTGAGGATACAcagattgttttgttttaatggctTCCAGCCATCTCTATTACATAGCCTAAAGGCTCAAAGGGAAAAGCAGATTTTAGTCCTCAGAATAACATCTATAAGGAAAGAGTTTAAAAGTGCTGATGAAGCAGATGTTGTTGGGTTAGTCTGTCTGCTTCATAGTTGGGTTTAAGTCATTGTGGGACAAATATTCAACGATTGGCATGATTGTCTGGACATTATCTAAaacctggattaaaaaaaaaaacaaaacagtgaatcCTGAGCATCTCTGAGGATGCATTTTAAATGACAGGCATAGCttggagaagagggcaacagagggatgagatggttggatggcatcaccagttcaatgaaTGTAAACTTGgacaaattccgggagatagtgagagacagggaagcctggcatgctgcagtccattgggtcacaaagagttggacacaacttggcgactgaacaacaacaaatagcttGTTTAAAAGAATTCCTTGGTAGATTTACTAGCAGAGAAACTAAATCTGGTATTACAAGGCAATAAGTTCAATTAATCATTAAAAACTAAGAATCAGATAAATTCTTGGAGGCATATGGACTTTCACTGGTCAGCAACTGTCTTTCTCTGCAAACTCAGCCTCTGAATTTGGAGTGAGAAACAAAGGCTCAAGCATGCTTCTGTCACATAGCTACTATGTGACCTTCATTAAATCATTTAACTTTCTGATCCTAGGTTTCCTCATTACTTAAATGGAAGTCATAATAATAATTGTTCTGTCTAATTCATGGGTCTGTTCAATATCAAATGAGGTAATGAATGTACAAGTATTTCATAGCTGCAAACATTAGGGAAAATTTTGTTCACTATATTAAGAATGAATTCATGTACATTTTGTGCATAACTTTTTATGGACATTTGATAAGAAATAAGAAGGCTAGAATTCTGATTTGAAGATGGAACACCTATGTTCAAATCCAAGCATTGACAAAGACTAGTTCTGTTATAAGGAGCAAGTTATTAGATTTAAACCTCCATTTTTGTATATCTAACGACTACTACTTTCCTATTAGAGTTAATAATACCACTTGCCTATTAGATTGTCTGAAGATGAAATGACaccatataaataaaaacatcgTCTAACATTACTGCTATTATTGTCATTATCTTTCAAAAAGTCTCTTTTGATGATCAAAGACTAAGAAAATTTCTAACCAGCATGGAACTCACTTAACTAGATCTGGTTTCACACTCTCCCTTCTTTGTTCAAATTGCTTCTCCAGTGCAAATTAATTCTTTTTGGAAACTGTAAATCTTCTACCAGGaactttgtgttttgtttctttttctttatatgtggTGGCAGAATAATTTTTGGATGATTTACCAAATTTTTAAGGATAATTTAAGAAAACACAATAACTGACAAAGTTGTTATGCTAATGGACTAAAGAATCAAACAAACTGGCAGAGCAGAAGAATCTCTGGCAACAGTGTGTGTTTCTGGGATGCCATCCTCCAACAGCTTGATGTGAAGTATGCAGGACAAGGCTAGAGAGTGAAGTCAACTGGATTCTAGCTTGGATCAGATACCAGTTCACtgggacttttttttaatttgcaaacaaagcatTAGAGTGAATAGTAATAGGACCTTATTACTTTTACATTTACTTTAACCCCTGAAGTCTCAATAGTTTGTAGatactcagtggcaaagaatccggctgccagtgcaggacctgcaggagacacaggtttgatccctgggaggggaagataccctggaggaggaaatagctacTGATTCCAgtattacttttttaattaattaattaattttaattggaggctaattactttacaatattgtagtggtttttgccacacattgacatgaattaaccacaggtatacatgtgtgcccCTAtcccgaacctccctcccatgtcccttcccatcccattcctctgagttgtcccagtgcaccagctttgggtgcctgtttcatgcattgaacttggattaatcatctatttcacatatgataatatacatgtttcaatgctgttctctcaaatcatcacactcttaccttctcctacagagtccaaaaatctgttcttcatatctgtgtgtctcttttgctgtctcaaatACAGGgtcgttgttaccatctttctaaactccatatatatgcgttaatatactatattggtgtttttctttctgacttacttcactttgtataataggttccagtttcatctacctcattagaactgactcaaatgcattctttaatAGTTGAGTACTATtcaattatgtatatgtaccacaactttcttatccattcgtccaGCAATGGACTTCTAGATTggttccatgtcctagctattgtaaacagtactgtgatgaacattggggtacacatgtctctttaaattctagATTtctcgatgtgtatgcccagcagtggggttgctgggtcatacgggagttctatttccagttttttaagaaacctccacagtgttatccatagtggctgtactagattgcattcccaccaacaccataaaagagttcccttttctccacaccctttccagcatctATAGacttttgatagcagccattctgagcagcttaagatggtacctcattgtggttttgattttcatttttctgataatgaatgacgctgagcatctttttatgtgtttgttagccatctgtatgtctctggagaaatgtctgcttaatTCTTTGGTCCATTAttggttgggtcatttatttttctggtattgagctgcatgagctgcttgtatatttttcagattaattctttgttagttgcttcgtttgctattattttttcccattctgaaggctgtctttttgcttatagtttccttcattgttcaaaatcttttaagtttaattaggtcccatttgtttatttttgcttttatttccattgctccaggaggtgggtcatagaggatcttgctgtaatTTGTTTCAGAGAgtattctatgttttcctctaggagttttatagtttctggtcttacatttaaatatttattccattttgagtttatttttgtgtacagtgttagaaagtgttctagtttcattcttgtacaggtggttgaccagttttctcagcaccacttgttaaagagattgtcttttctccattatgtgtttttgccttctttgtcaaagataaggtgtccataggtgtgtggattcatctctgggctttctattttgttccattgatttatattcctgtctctgtgccagtaccatactgtcttgatgactgttgctttgtaatatagtctgaagtctggtAGGTTGActattcgagattttttgtatttccatacaaattgtgaaattatttgttctagttctgtgaaaaataccattggtagcttgatagggattgcactgagtctatagattgctttgggtattatactcatcttcactatattgattcttccactccatgaacatggtatatttctccatctatttgtgtcatctttgattttgttcatcagtgttttatagttttatttatataggttctttgtttctttgagtAAATTTattactaagtattttattcttttcattgcaatggtgaatgggattttccccttaatttctctttctgttttctcattgttagtgtagagggatgcaagggatttctctgtattaattttatatcctgacactttactatattcattgattaactctagtaattttctggtggagtatttagggttttctatgtagaggatcatgtcatctgtgaacggtgagttttacttcttcttttccagtttggattacttttctttttcttctctgattgctgtggctaaaacttccaaaactatgttggacagtagtgatgagagtgggcacctttatcttgttcctgactttaggggaaatgctttcaatttttcaccattgagaatgtttgctgtgggtgtatcatatatggcttttattatgttgaggtatgttccttataTGCCTGTTTTAtggagaggttttgttttttttttttatcataagcggatgttgaattttgtcaaaggctttctctgcatctattaagataatcatatggtttttatatttcaatttgttaatgtggtatatcacattgattgatttgtgaatactgaagaatccttgcatccctgggataaaacccacttggtcatgatgcatgatttttttaatatgctgctggattctgtttgttagaattttgttgaggatttttcatctatatttatcagtgatattcacctgtaattttctttttttgtggcatctttgtctggttttagtattagcatgatggtggcctcatagaattacttttgcagtttaccttcctctgtaattttctggaagagtttgagtaggatgggtattagctcttctctaaatttctggtagaattcagctgtgaagccttatggtcctgggcttttgtttgttggaagattttttattacagttttgatttccacgcttgtgatggatctgttaagattttctatttcctcctggttCAAATTTGGAAGAttatagttttctaagaatttatccatttcttccaagttttccgttttattggcatatagttgctgatagtagtctcttatgatcctttgtatttctgtgttgtctgttgtgatttctccattttcatttctaattttgttgatttgattcttctcccttttttccttgatgagtctggctaatggtttgtctattttatttatcttctcaaagaaccagcttgtagttttgttgatttttgctacagtctcctttgtttctttttcatttatttctactctgatttttatgatttcttttcttctactaactttggggttcttcatttcttttttttttctagtttctttaggtgtaaagttaggttgtttgtttgatttctctcttgtttcttgaggtaagcttgtattgctatgaaccttcctcttagcactgcttttactgaatcccataggttttgggttgtcggtttttcattttctagttttttttctttttttttttcgctttctctttctctctcttttttttttttttgccaagccaATGCCACCCCACCTTTATTTACTGGTCCTCAGGTTCCAGTCAGACACTTGAATCTGGAGggcacaggaagaaaaaaaatggcccTGAAGACCCTCCCAACTCACCACACAGAGCAGGACCCACTGGGTAGCCTCGTCAGCTCAGGCCAGCCCCACGCCCCTTCCTAAGGGCGAGCCAGACCTGGCTGCCTAGAACCCTTGGAGGGGGCACCCAGCAGTGTGCCAAGCCCGGAGAGCTGGTGTCATCCTAAAGCTGACAAGGAAAGAAAGGGCCAGGCTggacagtggggtggggggtcagaCGGTCCCCGTGCCCCGGGCACAGATGCAGCAGGGTTCGGTGAGGGACCCATGCTGGGTGTGGCTGGGACCACCCTGTCCTGGCTCCTGGCCACTTCAGGACAAAACCAGCCCAGTCTCACAGCACAGGAGATAACAAAGGCCCCTCATCTCCCTCCTGATCCTGGAAGTGCCCaggggtttggggtgggggcaggagaaggcgaCAAGAACCAGGGTCGAGGCCCTGGGGGCAGGCAGGACCAGCAGCTCCAAAGGTCCAGCCAGGCCCGGGGTGGGCACGGGCTGGCAGGGCCGAGGCCCTCCTAGGGACGGGGGTAACCTGAGATCCCCCGAGAGGAAAGGAGAGGctcagggaggaggggcaggcctTGGCCATCAATCATGCCTGTCCTGGTCCCGGGATTTTCGGCCCACTGGGAGCaaggccccctccccctcccaggagCTGAGCCCACAGGAGAGGAGGCGGCCAGCGGCAGGCTGCACCCAGATCTCCCGGAGGCCAAGGGAGGGGCACTGGCGCGCCTTAGGACTTCTTGGCGTCCTGCGTGTTCCGTCGCTTCAGGTCGCTCAGGTCGATGGGCTTGAAGGTCTTCAGGCTGGGGTTAGGGACCTTCTCCACGTACTCCTCCACCAGGTCCCGCTCGCTGCCCGACATCTGGCTCCGCAGGTCCCGCTCCACACCCTGCCAGGCTTCATAAATGAAGCGCACATTCTCCTCCTGGGCCGGGGTGAAGATCTCGCTGCTGTTGGGGGGAGAGCGGGGGCCACTGTTCCTCTTGCCGTTGTAGATGACTCTGAAGACGGGGGAACTGGTCATCGCTGGGGCGTCTGGTCCTCACACTCCACTGCTGGATCCCCTCGGCCTCTCGCCCTCTCGGCCGCCGCCGCTGCCAGGGGCCCGGCCGGAAGTCcggtttttcattttcatttgtttctatgcatactttgatttcctttttgatttctttcacgatctgtttctttttcagaagTGTGTTTTTCAGCttctatatttttgtatttaatagcttttttttcccccctgtagttgacatctaatcttaccacattgtgatcagaaaagattcttgaaaggattttaatttctttgaatttaccaaggctagatttatggcccaggatgtgatctatcccggagaatgttctgtgtgcacttgagaaaaaggtgaaattcattgttttggggtgaatgTCCTATAGAGATCAAATAGGTCTAAcaggtccattgtatcatttaaagcttgtctTTCCTTGCTGCTTGTCTGTTTTGTTGATCTATCCAAAGGTGTaagtgaggtattaaagtctcccactgttattgtgttactgttaatttcccctttcatacttgttagcatttgccttatatactgaggtgctcctatgttgggcacatatatatttataattgtcatattttcttcttggattgatcctttgatcattatgtagtgtccttcattgtttcttttcagtctttgtttgaaagtctgttttatctgatatgagtattgctactcctgctttgttttttttttttttttggtctccatttgcatgaaatatccttttctagcccttcactttcagtctgcatgTGTTCCTTGGTTTGAGACTgctctcttgtagacagcatatataggggtcttgttttggtatccattcagccaatctttgtcttttggttggggcattcaacgcACTTACATTTAATATAATCATTGATAAGTAtggtcccattgccatttactttgttgtttttggTTCAATTTTATAAgccttttttgtgtttcctgtctagagaagatcctttagcatttgttgaagagctagtttggtggtgctgaattctctcagcttttgcttgtctgtaaagcttttgatttctccttcatatttgaatgagatccttgctgggtatagtaattgggttgtaggtttttctcttccatcactctaagtatgtcctgccattcccttctggcctgaagagtttctaatGAGAGATCAGCTGTTATCATTATAGGgatccccttgtatgttatttgttgcttttcccttgctgcttttaatatttgctttttgtgtttgatctttgttagtttgattaatatgtgtcttggggtgttttgctttgggtttatcctgtttgagactctctgggtttcttggacttgggtggctgtttccttccccattttagggaagttttcaactattatctcctcaagtattttctcatgccctttctttttgtcttattcttCTGGGACACTGAAGATTCGAATGTttgggtgtttaacattgtcccagaggtctctgagattgccctcatttcttttcattcttttttcttctctgtttcatttattttcaccattctatcttccacctcacttatcctctcttctacctcagttattctactgttgattccttccagagtgcttttgatctcagttattgcattactcattattgattgactcttctttatttcttccaggtccttgttaaacatttcttgcatcttctcaatcctacAGACTTGTCAaagtttcctggttgggggagtTTGCCGTCTGTGTTCTGAttggtggagctggatctcttctctctggagtgcaatgaagtgtccaatagtgagttttgaggtgtttatgggtttggcatggctttgggcagcctgtcttttaatgctcaggggtgtgttcctgctttgctggagaattagtgtggtatgtcttgcaCTGGAAATTGTTGCCTCCTGGATAGAGCTTGGTTTTAGTGTGGGTATGGAGTCTTTTGGGTGAGCTCTTTTCTATTAATGTAATTAATTaatggaatcaggagttctctgatgttctcaagttcTGGAGTTAAGCCTCATGCTTCTGGCTTTCAGTCCTTCTCTTATAGTAGACTCAAGACTTCTctatccatacagcacagatgataaaacatctaggttaatggtgaaacaattctccacaatgagggacacccagagagattcatagAATTACACAGagtagagaagagggaggagggagatagaggtggccaggagaagagggggagtcaaaaggggaaagagcaatctagccagtaatcagttccctaagtgttctccacagcccagaacacccagacagattcacagagttaagtagagaagagaaggtgaggaatgagatagaggtgacctgggggagaaaagggagagtcaaaagggaagaCAGCAATCAAGACAGTAATCAcatccctaagtgaaaatggatactgaagattagagtCTTAAAGGTATAAAATCGATAACAAgtactaaaaagaaaagattaaaaatctagactaaaggttagactctcaaaaatacaatataaaaaaatacaaaacaaaatcaataacaaaaatttttaaatatatatatatatgaaatttgctttaaaaatagggtctttttttgcaaggtaatagttgtttataaaaatgaaaattaaaagagtaataaagaacttaaatttttaaaaagttaaaagtgataatagtaaaaatatatctaggaatttctctggagctgttgtgagtagtg
The genomic region above belongs to Bos indicus isolate NIAB-ARS_2022 breed Sahiwal x Tharparkar chromosome 9, NIAB-ARS_B.indTharparkar_mat_pri_1.0, whole genome shotgun sequence and contains:
- the LOC109563616 gene encoding mapk-regulated corepressor-interacting protein 1-like, producing the protein MTSSPVFRVIYNGKRNSGPRSPPNSSEIFTPAQEENVRFIYEAWQGVERDLRSQMSGSERDLVEEYVEKVPNPSLKTFKPIDLSDLKRRNTQDAKKS